Proteins encoded together in one Rossellomorea sp. y25 window:
- a CDS encoding YwbE family protein, giving the protein MSGQQRSNIKQGLEVDIVLKKDQRTNKLTRGVVKDILTNSPNHPHGIKVRLEDGQVGRVKNIIQ; this is encoded by the coding sequence ATGAGCGGACAACAGCGTTCCAATATCAAACAAGGTCTTGAAGTGGATATCGTCCTGAAAAAAGACCAAAGAACAAACAAACTGACACGTGGGGTTGTAAAAGATATTTTAACCAACTCACCGAATCATCCCCACGGTATTAAAGTCCGTTTAGAAGATGGACAAGTCGGGCGAGTGAAGAATATTATTCAGTAG